From a single Apium graveolens cultivar Ventura chromosome 2, ASM990537v1, whole genome shotgun sequence genomic region:
- the LOC141703878 gene encoding uncharacterized protein LOC141703878, whose protein sequence is MKVPNHKKNPDKYCDYHRDKGHNTDECYHLKKLTERMIKDGELNQFVRDLRDRLGPKENPEEEIEADEPERRDRIRGEFGQAKPHMPMTFSTEDYEDVIRPHEDPLIINPIIGQNKIWKVMVDTGSSANILFHKTYCKMNLAGEQLEPCNEAPLYAIGGHHIQFEGMITLPVLLDKLSYTVEKLVKFYVVRIESPYNVIFGRPFISTFEAVESIPHLKLKFPTEKRVGEMRGES, encoded by the exons ATGAAGGTCCCGAACCACAAGAAAAACCCCGATAAGTACTGCGACTATCACAGGGACAAGGGGCATAACACCGATGAGTGCTATCATCTTAAAAAGCTCACTGAGCGCATGATCAAAGATGGCGAGCTTAATCAATTCGTCCGAGATCTGAGAGATAGGTTGGGCCCGAAGGAGAACCCAGAGGAGGAAATAGAGGCCGATGAGCCAGAGCGAAGGGACAGGATAAGGGGCGAA TTCGGACAAGCCAAGCCCCATATGCCCATGACCTTCAGCACCGAAGACTACGAGGATGTCATTCGCCCGCACGAGGATCCTCTAATCATCAATCCTATCATCGGGCAGAATAAAATATGGAAAGTAATGGTGGATACAGGCAGTTCGGCCAACATACTGTTCCACAAAACCTACTGCAAGATGAACTTGGCTGGAGAGCAACTAGAGCCCTGCAACGAGGCTCCCCTTTATGCCATTGGAGGGCATCACATTCAGTTCGAAGGAATGATTACTCTGCCAGTCCTCCTTGACAAGTTGTCATATACCGTTGAAAAGCTGGTAAAGTTCTATGTAGTTCGGATCGAAAGCCCGTACAATGTCATATTCGGCAGACCCTTCATATCGACATTTGAAGCAGTGGAGTCTATACCCCACCTTAAACTTAAGTTCCCCACTGAGAAAAGGGTAGGAGAAATGAGAGGCGAATCATAA